The following is a genomic window from Cotesia glomerata isolate CgM1 unplaced genomic scaffold, MPM_Cglom_v2.3 scaffold_18, whole genome shotgun sequence.
ttaaattaagtaattatgTTGCTAACTGACTAATTATAAGCATTTACGGaactgtaaaattaaattattaatgcaaTGCAACTGATATTAACTTAATaactaaacttaattttaggGAGTAAAATGTTTGTACTGTCCAATCAATGTTTCGACGCTTATATAATGACTGTTGTATGTGTCATCATATGGCAAACCCCAAAGAACTCTTTGGAAAAAATTGCGTTGAGAGCGAAAATGCacttaaaaagcaaaaaaaaagcttCTAATAGAGAATTAACTTCATAACGATAATCTGCATGCAAATAGAGGAAGATTTGAGAAATGTTTTCAATTGGACCCACAACAACAATGAATGGTTGTAAAGTACACTTATATTGAGCAAGCTTATCGACTCTTCTTTTGACTATTGCTTCAATATTTCCAACAacctatgaaaaattttaattttattataaatatatatatatataaataaaaaaaaacctgaaATCACGTAAATGTCAAGTCGAATGTTCAacagaagaaatttttctgatCATTCATTTTTCCTAAAACCAAAGCatataaaacaaatattatCTGAAAATCAATTGGTTATTTTTACTCtcaaattaatataaagaaaCATCAAATTTATTGTAGAGAATAGATTGGAaccaaaaaaatgattttgtaaaacttaaattaattttcttgaatcgaATAGATAAGCTTTccaatagaataaaattgaacCAGAAAATATTTCGCAATCAGAGAGATTTTCGTTCAATTCATGttcaacttttcaattttGCTAAATTAACTTCTGCATGAACATTCAAGTAGAGATTcgctaaaatttttgttaaataaatatcattaacaATAAACTTACTGATACTTGTAATACAAATCCTCTTTGCATTTCTTCGTGAGTTGGACgaaaatgtttaataatttttttattttggattGCATTACAAACACCAAATAATAAGGCCAAATGAGTTAAAATAAACGCCGTTTTTTcgtctaaataaataaagaaaattatataaaataataaattttacgaccttttaattttacagcTTATTTGAGATAAATCGATTCTATGTAAACTTACTTTCACTTATGTCAGTAACAGaatcatcaaaaatatcactatcgatcaattttttatataaaaattgttccaCTTTTCTCCAATTTTCCGTTGCAATCTGGTCTCGATCAGGATATAAAGTATCAAAATCTTGtttaagctaaaaaattatattttttaatataaattacttcCATTTATTAGAGCAAGagtcgaagaaaaaaaaataaacagaaagaaagaataattattttaacagaaACATTATtctattcaaaaatttcttttaaattaaaatatgtcCAAGATATTTTGTacgttttataataaacaaattaggTTGATTTGAGCTAAAGAATAtaaaactaagaaaataattttcacgaATATGTTTCTatcaaataaaacaaaaaaaaaattcgaaaaaacaatttgtaTTTAGTATgagttgattttaaattattcaagaaCTTTTTCgcttgatttaataaatttaaggtCTTTAAGATTATataccaaattttttcttttaaatcaattgacttattttatttctattgaaAAATGTCTAGAGggaaattgttattattctgtttagttgttacttttttaatcatatttacattgaaaaaaatattttttatcaaataaagtGAATACGACTATAAAATTTCTATCGctaattattaatgtatttattaatacgtCATAAACTAATGAAATgtatttctcaaaaaattgcattgaaAACATAAGTCACATATAAATCGGTTAATTTATTCGAAAAGTATATATCTTTGTTGAATAGTTTTTGAaagtgtttttaaataaataaaaattttttgtaaattttataaattttttaattttttcaaagatcTATTACTAAGctcaattatataaaaatagatataAAATGGAAAGATCTAACCTAATAAACcgcaaaagtttaaaaataccgAGCAATTTCattgattttcttaatttcacattaataaattatcttaagttaaattaacaatagtaACGTATTGGGCATACCAATAAATAGCCCCTATCATCTTTGAAAGCGAAAAATTCAGacaaatagttataaatatcaaaatcatTGTTTTGTAAAAGATTTCTTCTTTTCCTCGAAAGTAGCTTTCCAAAGTACTAAAAATTCATCTAAAAGGTACATCAAGGTCTTTCAAAGATTCTAAAGTTATAGTCGAACCATCATTTTCACTTTCCTCAGTTTCGATatctatagtaaaaaaaaatttttattaatttttaaaataacaataaaaatatttataattaaaatatggaTCGGATATtttgtacacagaaagaaagatttatttcaaccgagaaaatttaaaaattcactggAAGACCTAAGGTTACTTGAAGCCAAAATACTAGTTCATAACACAAAAATCTTTTTCCtgaatatcaaaaaattatgatttcaCCATAATTTGTTTGATTGATTAGAACATTTCCTTAATCAAGAAAGGTTATAtacatcaaataatttttttctgtgtaaaattttcttaataattacaatacaatcttaaactttttttacgaaattttctTATTACCTTCATTTCTCTTACgcttatttttgttaatggAAATCAAACCAAGCTTAATCATTTCCCGTCTCGTATTTGACCATCGTCGATATAATTTGCCATGGCCAGCTACAAACTGTCCATTCTCAGTGATAAAAATGTACGTCAACTATTGATACAATTAATTCAAAGTTTTATTGAACAATCTTATTAGacttcaaataaatatatttgttcttaaaaaatataagactCTAACGAACCTTGTTTTCTTTGGGAAAAAGCTCTACAATGGCGTTAGCTATTTCTATAAAACGTTTTCCTGATATGCtgcaaaaattacaaaatttacgAGAATTCGAATCGAATTAAAAGGCAAactttactcaaaaaaaaccTAAAAGATAGTTAAAACTTAAGGCCCTATATGCAACTTCTTGCTATATTCAAATTCAAATGgtctaaaaatattcatagcaatgaatttttgaaatctcTAAACTTTTAAGATCTTTGGAAAgcgttttttgatttttttgagtgCTTTACATTTTACCTcttaagtaaagaaaaaatgaatgtTAATTGACAcaagaatataatttgatTTACTAACCATTTGTCAAGGCTAGTTTTAATTTCATCATCAATAATTATGTCGACGAGTTTATTCCGATCGTGTTCAGTGAGgtcttcataattttttttacgttttggattttttttatatgaagcaAGAACTCTTTTACCAAagctggatttttttaaaagttcttCTAACGTCTATTGATAACATacagtgaaaaattaataatcaataaaataaataaatcacgcATATTATGACTATCTAAagtaaagcaaaaaatttctcaaatgaaaaattttgcttttattaGGTAAATTTAAAGGTATCAAATTTACGGACTCAACGCTAAGTCTTAAATTAACTGTTAAAAGTATAAGTAAAATTATGGGGTAATACCATCGATTCACTAAAGAAAATAGGTCTCTGATTTTCTTGCGGATTTTGGGGGATAGGACTCTCATCACTCCGATCAGAATCCAAATCAGCAGGCCGTGGATCGTCTAATGCGCATAGCAGATGACTTAAGTAATATCAATactcttttttaaaattagaacgAGTATAAACAAATTACCATTCAATGGAGTATTTATTTCATCCACGAAGGAAGTGGATATTATTTCTGTTGGAGCAAGCGAAAGACTAGACGCACTAAATTCACGCTGGTGACTTTGTTTCTGTGATAATAAATTCGATTaagtattgaaatttattgtaatcctaaaattaattaaggaaaacgcatgaaattttcaatctaaaatttctgtataaaaaaatttttgtcagtgtaaaaataataacatataaCATCTAAtcgaataataacaattaattattaaagctTAACCTCAACTGAAGATTCTTgcaaattattctttttaaattatttcggaATTTGATTTGCTCGCCTAGtggtaaatttaattgttttaaaatatagtcaTCAACGGAGGGCAGAAGGTCAACTGTAATCTCTTGATCTAtgaatattgttaaaattaattgttttcaattaaatatttgcaaaaaagttattgattttatattcgatacagaaaaaaatattatctaagtccaaaaaaatgaTCGACAACCgtgaaaattttgttgatagaatacaagtttttaaatttcacaaaatatttaaatttatcaattaattaaacatttttttctgtgaataaattttgtaattattttttattacaaatggTGCAAACTTTTCATATTGATACTAACCAATGAACTTATTAATTGATCCGTCACTTATGCCCCAATTTCTTAACAAATTAAACATTTCTTCATTGTccatttaaattgtaattttaattaaacttgaATAACTATACATacagtaaattataatttgatcACTTCCTTTTtacttcttaaataaataaaataacttggtaaccaagaatattgaatgttaataaaacctgatttaatattttgctCAACACATTTCATTTGTTTCAACGGCAACTTCATTTTACTTGCCACAACAAATATCATTTCGTTGCGTTGACCAAGATGGATTTGTTATCTCAACAAATAACTGCGTAATCCTGACTTTTGTTAcaatagcaaattttttttttcagtgtagttCTGAGATGAACGCgtctaaagtttttttaataaaaaaaaaaaaaaaaatcttacctGAAGTCAATGAGTAACACCGGCACTCTACAAGCCTCCTTTagtctttttaaaaattcaattttcttccTCTTGAACATCCACATAAGCATCGCAAAATAATACAGTTACAGTAGACCGatcacttgaaaattttaacacaataCTTTGAGCTATATTTACTTTcgaaaaatggaaaaaaaatttttctttgaaagtTATAAACCATAATGACTCCACAAGCGTGTGATTAAAACTTcgaaatctgaaaaaaatttgatttttaaaaatagtgcctcttttgtttgataatttttaatgtcttaAATGTATATTGCAAATATACTcaattttcagatcaccaAAATTAAATGTACAAATTAACATTATGTCATtatattatttcttaatttattattgcgaagaaaacttttatttaatcgcTTACTTCGTTTGAAATACATATAAAACTGATATATAACTTGGAATACAAAAATCGTATCTACATTAGTGAAAACaaattctatttataataaaaatacattgagaataaaatttcgctAAATATAATACCAAAGAAATTGGTAAAAAGAGGTAAACTCTTTTTCTAAAgaaatagataaatttatcGTCTTTACATACTCTCGGAAGGGTTGCTCGGGTTGCTCCATTATGAATAAATGATGAGCTAGGATATCATGCTCACCCCTACTTAtcgatgaataaataatatttttctaatgatTTACTgtacatacaaaaataaatgaaattattagttataGAGCAGAACCAATCGTTGTATCTAAGAATAATACTGTTCTTTGTAAAACTGCACACACGAAACTTTTTCGCTTCAGTGAAAGGATATGGATATATATTCTTCTAAGAAAAGAAATGAACTGGCGAAAAAAGAGTTTTACATATATGAATTCTTAACATCTGTCATCGGTCTTTGGCCACTACAAGACCATAATTTCTATCGTAAAATACGTACTTTGTTTGCTCTACTGCAGATGGtaaattcatttcttatttGATAGAACAATTATTTAAGATCCAAATAAAGTGTTTTACATTTAAGgtcccgagaaaaaatgtttctatataattatatataattgtatataatcatatatgattatatatggaatcacatatataattatatacaattatatatgatcatacgtaattatatataatcatacatgattatatatggaattgtatatgaggttatatataatcatatataattatatatgactatatatggagcaatatacaaccatgcaggatcatatatagttccatatacaattatatataagtatatagaattatatattatcatacatgattatatatggaattgtatatgaggttatatataatcatatacaattatatatgactatatatggagcaatatacagccatgcaagattgtatatagtcccatatataattatatataagtatatataattatatatgattatatataattaacaaacataaaaattttttctttgaaaaaaaattttttttttggtaatcacaaaaagtgtaaaatgatgtttataattacgtttaaataattctgaaatacaaaatttgtcacatttcctatgggatgttttggtctgctctgctattacgtaatagtaaaatcattatttattttattatttaaataagtgttatattataatgaaattcggtaaaataaataaattatgaataatgactatccaaatatatattaaaatcaatttttatattccatt
Proteins encoded in this region:
- the LOC123274005 gene encoding uncharacterized protein LOC123274005, coding for MTLEELLKKSSFGKRVLASYKKNPKRKKNYEDLTEHDRNKLVDIIIDDEIKTSLDKCISGKRFIEIANAIVELFPKENKLTYIFITENGQFVAGHGKLYRRWSNTRREMIKLGLISINKNKRKRNEDIETEESENDGSTITLESLKDLDVPFR